A single Harpia harpyja isolate bHarHar1 chromosome 6, bHarHar1 primary haplotype, whole genome shotgun sequence DNA region contains:
- the SLC13A1 gene encoding solute carrier family 13 member 1 isoform X2: MKILSYLLVYRRFLLIVLTPLLLIPLPLIIKTKEAECAYTLFVVAIFWLTEALPLAVSALLPAFMFPLFGIMESKQVASAYFKDFHLLLIGVICLATSIEKWNFHKRVALRMVMLVGVNPAWLTLGFMVSCAFLSMWLSNTSAAAMVMPIVEAVAQQIIRAEAEADALEMSCSNGSINPALELDENIGACESSDWKEKEKKLNGYDNNVGSTVCTIEKENEKEKEQNLPPAETGKKSREDKYSGIFKVMCLCVAYSATIGGLTTITGTSTNLIFAEHFNTRYPACQCINFGSWFILSIPITVIILLLSWVWLQWLFLGFDFKNMFKCGKKKTAREEASAQVIQEEYKKLGPMSYPEIVTLVLFILMTLLWFTREPGFIPGWSSLFPKYKGYATDSTTALVIGLLFFIIPAKTLSRTSNGENTAFGYTPLITWKEFQSCMPWEIAILVGGGFALADGCEVSKLSEWVASKLTPLGSLPLWLVILISCLIVTSVTEVASNPATITIFLPILSPLAEAIHVNPLFILIPATLCTSFAFLLPVANPANAIVFSYGHLTVMDMVKAGLGINIIGVAVVMLAIMTWIVPIFDLYTYPSWAPNIPSANSTGL; the protein is encoded by the exons ATGAAGATTCTTAGCTACCTCCTGGTTTACCGAAGGTTCCTGCTCATTGTCCTCACCCCACTGCTTTTAATTCCACTTCCACTTATCATCAAAACCAAA GAAGCAGAATGTGCATACACGTTGTTTGTAGTTGCCATCTTTTGGCTTACAGAAGCTCTGCCACTGGCTGTTTCAGCTTTGCTCCCTGCCTTTATGTTCCCATTGTTTGGTATAATGGAATCCAAGCAG GTAGCATCTGCTTATTTTAAAGACTTTCATCTGCTGCTGATTGGAGTAATTTGTTTGGCAACGTCAATAGAAAAATGGAATTTCCACAAAAGAGTGGCTTTAAGAATGGTGATGTTGGTGGGTGTCAACCCTGCATG GCTCACGCTGGGTTTCATGGTTAGCTGTGCTTTCTTGTCAATGTGGCTCAGCAacacctctgctgctgccatggTGATGCCAATTGTAGAGGCTGTAGCTCAGCAGATCATCAGAGCTGAAGCAGAAGCTGATGCACTGGAGATGTCTTGCTCTAACGGCTCCATCAACCCGGCACTGGAGCTGGACG AAAATATAGGAGCATGTGAAAGCAGtgactggaaagagaaagaaaaaaaacttaatgg ATATGACAACAATGTGGGTAGTACTGTGTGCAccattgaaaaggaaaatgaaaaagaaaaggaacag AACCTACCACCtgctgaaacagggaaaaaaagcagagaggacaAATACAGTGGGATTTTCAAAGTGATGTGCTTATGTGTTGCTTATTCTGCTACCATTGGAGGGCTGACCACAATCACAGGAACATCGACTAATCTGATTTTTGCTGAGCACTTCAATAC ACGTTACCCAGCTTGCCAGTGCATCAATTTTGGATCCTGGTTTATCCTTTCCATCCCCATAACAGTTATTATTCTGCTGCTCTCCTGGGTCTGGCTCCAGTGGCTTTTCCTTGGGTTTGA ttttaaaaacatgttcaaGTGTGGCAAGAAGAAAACAGCTAGAGAAGAGGCCTCAGCACAGGTGATTCAGGAGGAGTACAAGAAGCTTGGACCAATGAG TTACCCAGAAATTGTTACACTTGTCCTATTCATTCTAATGACCCTGCTGTGGTTCACCAGGGAGCCTGGCTTCATCCCAGGATGGTCTTCACTTTTCCCAAA GTATAAAGGCTATGCTACAGATTCAACAACTGCCTTAGTGATAGGCCTGCTGTTCTTTATTATTCCAGCAAAAACATTGTCTAGGACTTCAAATGGAGAAAACA ctgcTTTTGGTTACACTCCGCTGATTACTTGGAAGGAATTTCAGTCATGCATGCCCTGGGAAATAGCTATTCTTGTTGGTGGTGGGTTTGCACTGGCAGACGGCTGTGAG GTTTCAAAACTTTCTGAGTGGGTAGCAAGTAAATTGACCCCTCTAGGATCATTACCCTTGTGGCTGGTTATCCTGATATCATGCCTTATTGTCACTTCAGTAACAGAAGTAGCCAGCAATCCAGCTACGATTACGATATTTTTGCCCATACTATCTCCTCTG GCTGAAGCCATTCATGTGAACCCACTTTTCATTTTGATACCTGCTACCTTGTGTACTTCCTTTGCATTCCTGCTTCCTGTAGCAAACCCAGCCAATGCCATTGTATTTTCATATGGTCATTTAACTGTTATGGACATG GTGAAAGCTGGTTTGGGCATTAACATCATCGGAGTTGCTGTAGTTATGCTTGCAATTATGACATGGATAGTGCCTATATTCGATCTCTATACTTACCCAAGTTGGGCACCAAACATTCCTTCTGCAAATAGCactgggctttaa
- the SLC13A1 gene encoding solute carrier family 13 member 1 isoform X1: MKILSYLLVYRRFLLIVLTPLLLIPLPLIIKTKEAECAYTLFVVAIFWLTEALPLAVSALLPAFMFPLFGIMESKQVASAYFKDFHLLLIGVICLATSIEKWNFHKRVALRMVMLVGVNPAWLTLGFMVSCAFLSMWLSNTSAAAMVMPIVEAVAQQIIRAEAEADALEMSCSNGSINPALELDENIGACESSDWKEKEKKLNGYDNNVGSTVCTIEKENEKEKEQQNLPPAETGKKSREDKYSGIFKVMCLCVAYSATIGGLTTITGTSTNLIFAEHFNTRYPACQCINFGSWFILSIPITVIILLLSWVWLQWLFLGFDFKNMFKCGKKKTAREEASAQVIQEEYKKLGPMSYPEIVTLVLFILMTLLWFTREPGFIPGWSSLFPKYKGYATDSTTALVIGLLFFIIPAKTLSRTSNGENTAFGYTPLITWKEFQSCMPWEIAILVGGGFALADGCEVSKLSEWVASKLTPLGSLPLWLVILISCLIVTSVTEVASNPATITIFLPILSPLAEAIHVNPLFILIPATLCTSFAFLLPVANPANAIVFSYGHLTVMDMVKAGLGINIIGVAVVMLAIMTWIVPIFDLYTYPSWAPNIPSANSTGL, from the exons ATGAAGATTCTTAGCTACCTCCTGGTTTACCGAAGGTTCCTGCTCATTGTCCTCACCCCACTGCTTTTAATTCCACTTCCACTTATCATCAAAACCAAA GAAGCAGAATGTGCATACACGTTGTTTGTAGTTGCCATCTTTTGGCTTACAGAAGCTCTGCCACTGGCTGTTTCAGCTTTGCTCCCTGCCTTTATGTTCCCATTGTTTGGTATAATGGAATCCAAGCAG GTAGCATCTGCTTATTTTAAAGACTTTCATCTGCTGCTGATTGGAGTAATTTGTTTGGCAACGTCAATAGAAAAATGGAATTTCCACAAAAGAGTGGCTTTAAGAATGGTGATGTTGGTGGGTGTCAACCCTGCATG GCTCACGCTGGGTTTCATGGTTAGCTGTGCTTTCTTGTCAATGTGGCTCAGCAacacctctgctgctgccatggTGATGCCAATTGTAGAGGCTGTAGCTCAGCAGATCATCAGAGCTGAAGCAGAAGCTGATGCACTGGAGATGTCTTGCTCTAACGGCTCCATCAACCCGGCACTGGAGCTGGACG AAAATATAGGAGCATGTGAAAGCAGtgactggaaagagaaagaaaaaaaacttaatgg ATATGACAACAATGTGGGTAGTACTGTGTGCAccattgaaaaggaaaatgaaaaagaaaaggaacag CAGAACCTACCACCtgctgaaacagggaaaaaaagcagagaggacaAATACAGTGGGATTTTCAAAGTGATGTGCTTATGTGTTGCTTATTCTGCTACCATTGGAGGGCTGACCACAATCACAGGAACATCGACTAATCTGATTTTTGCTGAGCACTTCAATAC ACGTTACCCAGCTTGCCAGTGCATCAATTTTGGATCCTGGTTTATCCTTTCCATCCCCATAACAGTTATTATTCTGCTGCTCTCCTGGGTCTGGCTCCAGTGGCTTTTCCTTGGGTTTGA ttttaaaaacatgttcaaGTGTGGCAAGAAGAAAACAGCTAGAGAAGAGGCCTCAGCACAGGTGATTCAGGAGGAGTACAAGAAGCTTGGACCAATGAG TTACCCAGAAATTGTTACACTTGTCCTATTCATTCTAATGACCCTGCTGTGGTTCACCAGGGAGCCTGGCTTCATCCCAGGATGGTCTTCACTTTTCCCAAA GTATAAAGGCTATGCTACAGATTCAACAACTGCCTTAGTGATAGGCCTGCTGTTCTTTATTATTCCAGCAAAAACATTGTCTAGGACTTCAAATGGAGAAAACA ctgcTTTTGGTTACACTCCGCTGATTACTTGGAAGGAATTTCAGTCATGCATGCCCTGGGAAATAGCTATTCTTGTTGGTGGTGGGTTTGCACTGGCAGACGGCTGTGAG GTTTCAAAACTTTCTGAGTGGGTAGCAAGTAAATTGACCCCTCTAGGATCATTACCCTTGTGGCTGGTTATCCTGATATCATGCCTTATTGTCACTTCAGTAACAGAAGTAGCCAGCAATCCAGCTACGATTACGATATTTTTGCCCATACTATCTCCTCTG GCTGAAGCCATTCATGTGAACCCACTTTTCATTTTGATACCTGCTACCTTGTGTACTTCCTTTGCATTCCTGCTTCCTGTAGCAAACCCAGCCAATGCCATTGTATTTTCATATGGTCATTTAACTGTTATGGACATG GTGAAAGCTGGTTTGGGCATTAACATCATCGGAGTTGCTGTAGTTATGCTTGCAATTATGACATGGATAGTGCCTATATTCGATCTCTATACTTACCCAAGTTGGGCACCAAACATTCCTTCTGCAAATAGCactgggctttaa